In Drosophila yakuba strain Tai18E2 chromosome 2R, Prin_Dyak_Tai18E2_2.1, whole genome shotgun sequence, a single genomic region encodes these proteins:
- the LOC6530332 gene encoding KAT8 regulatory NSL complex subunit 3 isoform X4 yields the protein MKELTSASKIQPQASEARGSIITYSPSKFLTRVGTGRTTYSTHTHTSTATSAAATTATKTNNSPMGGSSAAYYVVKAGSLGSAASMSGSIKVSSPPKAPSMITSPALVVTSPCTPTESSSTISAPSESSFSEKMEHSYMRDTPVRSDVSNGLMPARNILVHHPPQCPSCHTYPPQQEELSEMQQAHVPPYDEIAAKEAMNECARIAKYVKNNNSDEQDWVTRVNKFNWTPTQETVFERVCTILDQDQLARLANDKRQHEPIHRRISSDKSASRFRKLLASVAWESRITQWIHALLMEHLSPSYMASYLEILQTLKTKLPTLVDKMLFGRPLNNSQELLAPVMKKRWEPNILPKGRQLTHNAIMVVLPTMPTSGTVSDRMQKWYQSLATITQVVQISLPNTNNRIGNQNLDQVSETIVSLTRVKINELRTDNPSRGIILVGFNAGSALALQVALSESVACVVCMGFAYNTARGPRGTPDDRMLDIKAPILFVIGQNSARTSQEEMEGLRERMQSESSLVVVGSADDALRVPKSKRRIEGVTQSMVDYMVVEEVFEFVNRTLSNPPGPRMPTSLMHQQGYQRQQKQSGHILADGNANKAVQQMRKRKMDGTLDDPMGHPSKSKFVPHIGRPRTRPLPNVGGSARYVKQKDDALDYEDGQTTAGGSAGVPKVITPGVLGKQLPPVNLAAGTKIKMIPSSQFVQIKSLPTQGKLINYTLNKPSVGTASTATIGSIVKTLPGSSVGGQQIFTLKTPSGQTQQFATAATSSGASGSSTSTGTGQQKYTVFKNANGMTMLHLTKSVPTTASGSGSGNMDLSNIIDMPIVFADNEGNIPEHQQADKDIKSAPIRSASKSPLIISQKIIKEANKPPGMVSTGSIGGVTKPGNIVLNKGLQQLLTPSTGGTLATQNKVVYLNRSTIKPMGNMVSGAHRVPIRIVSSPKTGGALTTTASSSPIMVDPATGSLVTKTVNVQTIKPTGSVLSQGTIRQAGSVGSKSYPQFQMINTGSSKTVVGDGKPSVRNIYFKSATGLKQLPVQMLGNRIPGGAVVSSSASGSSGAPGVRRVVNIGPVSKVTATSTTPSSTTATLTQNKM from the exons ATGAAGGAATTGACAAGTGCCAGTAAAATTCAGCCGCAAGCCTCAGAGGCCAGAGGCTCGATTATAACCTACAGTCCCAGCAAATTTCTGACTCGCGTCGGAACAGGCAGAACGACATAcagcacacatacacacacatcaacagcaacgtcggcggcggcgacgaccgcaacaaaaacaaacaattcgCCAATGGGCGGATCCAGTGCCGCTTATTATGTGGTAAAGGCCGGCTCCCTGGGCAGCGCTGCCTCCATGTCGGGCTCCATCAAAGTCAGTTCTCCGCCAAAGGCACCGTCGATGATTACGTCACCCGCCCTGGTCGTTACATCGCCCTGCACGCCAACAGAGAGT TCCAGTACCATTTCGGCGCCCAGCGAATCCTCATTTAGCGAGAAAATGGAGCACAGCTATATGCGGGATACGCCAGTGCGCAGCGATGTTAGCAATGGCCTCATGCCCGCAAGGAACATTCTGGTCCACCATCCGCCACAGTGTCCCAGTTGCCATACATATCCGCCGCAGCAGGAGGAACTGTCTGAGATGCAGCAGGCACATGTGCCGCCCTACGATGAGATAGCCGCCAAGGAGGCAATGAATGAATGCGCTCGCATTGCTAAATACGTGAAGAACAACAATTCCGACGAACAAGATTGGGTGACGCGCGTTAATAA ATTTAATTGGACGCCCACGCAGGAGACGGTTTTCGAAAGGGTGTGCACAATTCTGGACCAGGATCAGTTGGCTCGCCTGGCCAATGACAAACGCCAGCACGAGCCCATCCATCGTCGCATAAGCTCGGACAAATCCGCGTCCAGGTTTCGCAAACTTCTGGCTAGCGTGGCTTGGGAGTCACGCATTACGCAGTGGATTCATGCTTTGCTCATGGAGCACTTGTCGCCTTCGTATATGGCCTCCTACCTCGAAATTCTGCAGACACTGAAGACCAAGTTGCCCACTTTAGTGGACAAGATGCTGTTCGGTAGACCATTAAACAATAGTCAAGAGCTGCTGGCACCGGTGATGAAAAAACGCTGGGAACCAAATATCCTGCCCAAGGGCCGTCAGCTTACCCATAACGCCATCATGGTGGTGCTGCCCACAATGCCGACCAGTGGAACAGTTTCGGATCGCATGCAGAAGTGGTACCAGTCATTGGCTACTATCACTCAGGTGGTTCAGATTTCGCTGCCTAATACAA ACAACCGAATTGGCAATCAGAATCTAGACCAGGTGTCCGAAACCATTGTGTCTCTCACACGCGTCAAAATCAACGAATTGCGCACAGACAACCCCAGCCGTGGCATCATACTCGTTGGATTTAATGCTGGATCTGCCTTGGCTCTACAGGTTGCTCTTTCGGAGAGTGTTGCCTGTGTGGTGTGCATGGGTTTTGCTTACAACACAGCGCGTGGGCCACGCGGTACACCCGATGATCGCATGCTGGACATAAAAGCGCCGATACTCTTTGTCATCGGTCAAAATTCGGCACGCACAAGTCAGGAAGAAATGGAAGGGTTGCGCGAACGAATGCAGTCCGAATCTTCGCTTGTGGTGGTGGGCAGTGCAGATGATGCCCTGCGTGTTCCCAAGAGCAAGCGCCGAATAGAAGGCGTTACACAGTCCATGGTTGATTATATGGTTGTC GAGGAAGTCTTTGAGTTTGTGAACAGAACGCTAAGCAATCCACCTGGACCGCGCATGCCTACATCTTTAATGCACCAACAGGGCTACCAGCGACAGCAAAAGCAGTCAGGTCACATCTTGGCCGATGGAAACGCAAACAAAGCTGTTCAGCAGATGCGTAAGCGAAAGATGGACGGTACTTTAGACGACCCAATGGGTCATCCGTCCAAATCAAAGTTTGTCCCACACA TTGGAAGACCCCGAACACGCCCCCTCCCCAATGTCGGTGGCTCGGCACGCtatgtaaaacaaaaag ATGATGCCCTTGACTATGAAGATGGCCAAACCACTGCAGGTGGGTCGGCAGGCGTGCCAAAGGTGATAACTCCCGGTGTTTTGGGAAAACAACTGCCGCCCGTTAATCTCGCAGCTGGAACCAAGATTAAGATGATCCCATCTAGCCAGTTTGTGCAAATCAAATCGCTACCCACACAGGGAAAACTCATCAACTACACGCTGAACAAGCCGAGTGTCGGTACAGCCAGCACCGCCACCATTGGCAGCATTGTAAAGACCCTACCAGGCTCATCCGTTGGTGGCCAGCAGATCTTTACCTTAAAAACGCCGTCGGGACAAACGCAGCAatttgcaacagcagccacatcatCTGGTGCATCTGGCTCATCGACATCAACAGGAACGGGACAGCAAAAGTACACAGTGTTTAAGAACGCCAATGGCATGACCATGTTGCATCTTACCAAGAGCGTACCCACTACAGCTTCTGGCAGTGGATCCGGGAATATGGATTTGTCCAACATTATCGATATGCCCATTGTTTTTGCCGACAACGAAGGCAACATCCCCGAGCATCAACAGGCGGATAAGGATATAAAATCAG ccCCCATTCGAAGTGCCAGTAAGAGCCCGCTGATCATCAGTCAGAAAATCATAAAGGAGGCTAATAAACCACCAGGCATGGTTAGCACTGGAAGCATTGGTGGAGTCACCAAGCCGGGAAATATTGTGCTTAACAAAGGCCTTCAGCAATTGCTTACCCCTTCAACCGGCGGAACTCTTGCTACTCAGAATAAAGTTGTGTATCTCAACCGGAGTACAATTAAGCCAATGGGAAATATGGTGTCTGGTGCTCATCGTGTCCCTATAAGGATTGTGAGCAGCCCAAAGACAGGAGGAGCACTGACGACCACAGCTTCCAGTAGTCCCATCATGGTTGATCCAGCCACAGGATCTCTGGTTACCAAGACCGTCAATGTGCAGACAATTAAACCCACTGGTTCCGTTTTGTCTCAAGGCACAATCCGTCAAGCGGGCAGCGTCGGTAGCAAGAGCTATCCCCAGTTTCAGATGATCAATACGGGATCGTCCAAAACTGTTGTTGGAGACGGCAAGCCTTCTGTACGAAATATCTACTTTAAATCCGCAACCGGCCTCAAGCAGCTGCCAGTGCAGATGCTGGGCAATCGTATACCGGGTGGAGCCGTTGTTTCGTCATCCGCATCAGGATCTTCCGGAGCTCCTGGCGTGCGACGAGTGGTTAACATTGGGCCCGTTTCCAAGGTGACGGCCACCTCGACAACACCGTCTTCGACAACTGCTACTTTAACTCAGAACAAAATGTAG
- the LOC6530332 gene encoding KAT8 regulatory NSL complex subunit 3 isoform X3: protein MKELTSASKIQPQASEARGSIITYSPSKFLTRVGTGRTTYSTHTHTSTATSAAATTATKTNNSPMGGSSAAYYVVKAGSLGSAASMSGSIKVSSPPKAPSMITSPALVVTSPCTPTESSSTISAPSESSFSEKMEHSYMRDTPVRSDVSNGLMPARNILVHHPPQCPSCHTYPPQQEELSEMQQAHVPPYDEIAAKEAMNECARIAKYVKNNNSDEQDWVTRVNKFNWTPTQETVFERVCTILDQDQLARLANDKRQHEPIHRRISSDKSASRFRKLLASVAWESRITQWIHALLMEHLSPSYMASYLEILQTLKTKLPTLVDKMLFGRPLNNSQELLAPVMKKRWEPNILPKGRQLTHNAIMVVLPTMPTSGTVSDRMQKWYQSLATITQVVQISLPNTNNRIGNQNLDQVSETIVSLTRVKINELRTDNPSRGIILVGFNAGSALALQVALSESVACVVCMGFAYNTARGPRGTPDDRMLDIKAPILFVIGQNSARTSQEEMEGLRERMQSESSLVVVGSADDALRVPKSKRRIEGVTQSMVDYMVVEEVFEFVNRTLSNPPGPRMPTSLMHQQGYQRQQKQSGHILADGNANKAVQQMRKRKMDGTLDDPMGHPSKSKFVPHNRVHKPKPPRLIDPFAVKRKVGRPRTRPLPNVGGSARYVKQKDDALDYEDGQTTAGGSAGVPKVITPGVLGKQLPPVNLAAGTKIKMIPSSQFVQIKSLPTQGKLINYTLNKPSVGTASTATIGSIVKTLPGSSVGGQQIFTLKTPSGQTQQFATAATSSGASGSSTSTGTGQQKYTVFKNANGMTMLHLTKSVPTTASGSGSGNMDLSNIIDMPIVFADNEGNIPEHQQADKDIKSAPIRSASKSPLIISQKIIKEANKPPGMVSTGSIGGVTKPGNIVLNKGLQQLLTPSTGGTLATQNKVVYLNRSTIKPMGNMVSGAHRVPIRIVSSPKTGGALTTTASSSPIMVDPATGSLVTKTVNVQTIKPTGSVLSQGTIRQAGSVGSKSYPQFQMINTGSSKTVVGDGKPSVRNIYFKSATGLKQLPVQMLGNRIPGGAVVSSSASGSSGAPGVRRVVNIGPVSKVTATSTTPSSTTATLTQNKM, encoded by the exons ATGAAGGAATTGACAAGTGCCAGTAAAATTCAGCCGCAAGCCTCAGAGGCCAGAGGCTCGATTATAACCTACAGTCCCAGCAAATTTCTGACTCGCGTCGGAACAGGCAGAACGACATAcagcacacatacacacacatcaacagcaacgtcggcggcggcgacgaccgcaacaaaaacaaacaattcgCCAATGGGCGGATCCAGTGCCGCTTATTATGTGGTAAAGGCCGGCTCCCTGGGCAGCGCTGCCTCCATGTCGGGCTCCATCAAAGTCAGTTCTCCGCCAAAGGCACCGTCGATGATTACGTCACCCGCCCTGGTCGTTACATCGCCCTGCACGCCAACAGAGAGT TCCAGTACCATTTCGGCGCCCAGCGAATCCTCATTTAGCGAGAAAATGGAGCACAGCTATATGCGGGATACGCCAGTGCGCAGCGATGTTAGCAATGGCCTCATGCCCGCAAGGAACATTCTGGTCCACCATCCGCCACAGTGTCCCAGTTGCCATACATATCCGCCGCAGCAGGAGGAACTGTCTGAGATGCAGCAGGCACATGTGCCGCCCTACGATGAGATAGCCGCCAAGGAGGCAATGAATGAATGCGCTCGCATTGCTAAATACGTGAAGAACAACAATTCCGACGAACAAGATTGGGTGACGCGCGTTAATAA ATTTAATTGGACGCCCACGCAGGAGACGGTTTTCGAAAGGGTGTGCACAATTCTGGACCAGGATCAGTTGGCTCGCCTGGCCAATGACAAACGCCAGCACGAGCCCATCCATCGTCGCATAAGCTCGGACAAATCCGCGTCCAGGTTTCGCAAACTTCTGGCTAGCGTGGCTTGGGAGTCACGCATTACGCAGTGGATTCATGCTTTGCTCATGGAGCACTTGTCGCCTTCGTATATGGCCTCCTACCTCGAAATTCTGCAGACACTGAAGACCAAGTTGCCCACTTTAGTGGACAAGATGCTGTTCGGTAGACCATTAAACAATAGTCAAGAGCTGCTGGCACCGGTGATGAAAAAACGCTGGGAACCAAATATCCTGCCCAAGGGCCGTCAGCTTACCCATAACGCCATCATGGTGGTGCTGCCCACAATGCCGACCAGTGGAACAGTTTCGGATCGCATGCAGAAGTGGTACCAGTCATTGGCTACTATCACTCAGGTGGTTCAGATTTCGCTGCCTAATACAA ACAACCGAATTGGCAATCAGAATCTAGACCAGGTGTCCGAAACCATTGTGTCTCTCACACGCGTCAAAATCAACGAATTGCGCACAGACAACCCCAGCCGTGGCATCATACTCGTTGGATTTAATGCTGGATCTGCCTTGGCTCTACAGGTTGCTCTTTCGGAGAGTGTTGCCTGTGTGGTGTGCATGGGTTTTGCTTACAACACAGCGCGTGGGCCACGCGGTACACCCGATGATCGCATGCTGGACATAAAAGCGCCGATACTCTTTGTCATCGGTCAAAATTCGGCACGCACAAGTCAGGAAGAAATGGAAGGGTTGCGCGAACGAATGCAGTCCGAATCTTCGCTTGTGGTGGTGGGCAGTGCAGATGATGCCCTGCGTGTTCCCAAGAGCAAGCGCCGAATAGAAGGCGTTACACAGTCCATGGTTGATTATATGGTTGTC GAGGAAGTCTTTGAGTTTGTGAACAGAACGCTAAGCAATCCACCTGGACCGCGCATGCCTACATCTTTAATGCACCAACAGGGCTACCAGCGACAGCAAAAGCAGTCAGGTCACATCTTGGCCGATGGAAACGCAAACAAAGCTGTTCAGCAGATGCGTAAGCGAAAGATGGACGGTACTTTAGACGACCCAATGGGTCATCCGTCCAAATCAAAGTTTGTCCCACACA ATCGCGTCCACAAGCCGAAGCCACCGCGCCTTATTGATCCGTTTGCTGTGAAGCGAAAGG TTGGAAGACCCCGAACACGCCCCCTCCCCAATGTCGGTGGCTCGGCACGCtatgtaaaacaaaaag ATGATGCCCTTGACTATGAAGATGGCCAAACCACTGCAGGTGGGTCGGCAGGCGTGCCAAAGGTGATAACTCCCGGTGTTTTGGGAAAACAACTGCCGCCCGTTAATCTCGCAGCTGGAACCAAGATTAAGATGATCCCATCTAGCCAGTTTGTGCAAATCAAATCGCTACCCACACAGGGAAAACTCATCAACTACACGCTGAACAAGCCGAGTGTCGGTACAGCCAGCACCGCCACCATTGGCAGCATTGTAAAGACCCTACCAGGCTCATCCGTTGGTGGCCAGCAGATCTTTACCTTAAAAACGCCGTCGGGACAAACGCAGCAatttgcaacagcagccacatcatCTGGTGCATCTGGCTCATCGACATCAACAGGAACGGGACAGCAAAAGTACACAGTGTTTAAGAACGCCAATGGCATGACCATGTTGCATCTTACCAAGAGCGTACCCACTACAGCTTCTGGCAGTGGATCCGGGAATATGGATTTGTCCAACATTATCGATATGCCCATTGTTTTTGCCGACAACGAAGGCAACATCCCCGAGCATCAACAGGCGGATAAGGATATAAAATCAG ccCCCATTCGAAGTGCCAGTAAGAGCCCGCTGATCATCAGTCAGAAAATCATAAAGGAGGCTAATAAACCACCAGGCATGGTTAGCACTGGAAGCATTGGTGGAGTCACCAAGCCGGGAAATATTGTGCTTAACAAAGGCCTTCAGCAATTGCTTACCCCTTCAACCGGCGGAACTCTTGCTACTCAGAATAAAGTTGTGTATCTCAACCGGAGTACAATTAAGCCAATGGGAAATATGGTGTCTGGTGCTCATCGTGTCCCTATAAGGATTGTGAGCAGCCCAAAGACAGGAGGAGCACTGACGACCACAGCTTCCAGTAGTCCCATCATGGTTGATCCAGCCACAGGATCTCTGGTTACCAAGACCGTCAATGTGCAGACAATTAAACCCACTGGTTCCGTTTTGTCTCAAGGCACAATCCGTCAAGCGGGCAGCGTCGGTAGCAAGAGCTATCCCCAGTTTCAGATGATCAATACGGGATCGTCCAAAACTGTTGTTGGAGACGGCAAGCCTTCTGTACGAAATATCTACTTTAAATCCGCAACCGGCCTCAAGCAGCTGCCAGTGCAGATGCTGGGCAATCGTATACCGGGTGGAGCCGTTGTTTCGTCATCCGCATCAGGATCTTCCGGAGCTCCTGGCGTGCGACGAGTGGTTAACATTGGGCCCGTTTCCAAGGTGACGGCCACCTCGACAACACCGTCTTCGACAACTGCTACTTTAACTCAGAACAAAATGTAG